One genomic region from Daphnia magna isolate NIES linkage group LG10, ASM2063170v1.1, whole genome shotgun sequence encodes:
- the LOC123477105 gene encoding uncharacterized protein LOC123477105 has protein sequence MGPEIKWLENYCLRSDRKVTTGTYHHLLPDSRVQIVTYKADGYGNTADVKYEAKPSIPLPPTPHWLTPHLHSLAVLSPAFISPQVTAPAFTSRTYSAPVFTSPVTVPGHPAQPSTVPATGSIYMTSGNAACDH, from the exons ATGGGTCCTGAAATCAAATGGCTTGAAAACTACTGTTTA AGAAGCGACCGCAAAGTAACGACCGGCACCTACCACCACCTACTGCCCGATAGTCGTGTTCAAATCGTGACCTACAAAGCTGATGGCTACGGAAACACGGCTGATGTCAAGTACGAGGCGAAGCCAAGTATCCCGCTGCCTCCTACTCCGCACTGGCTTACTCCGCACCTGCATTCTCTGGCTGTCCTATCCCCTGCTTTCATCTCTCCTCAGGTCACCGCTCCTGCCTTCACCTCTCGTACTTACTCCGCaccagtttttacttctcccGTCACCGTTCCTGGCCACCCTGCCCAACCCAGCACTGTTCCAGCAACCGGATCCATCTACATGACTTCCGGTAACGCTGCTTGCGACCACTAA
- the LOC116935691 gene encoding uncharacterized protein LOC116935691, translated as MKVWEKSTAVEESCAGGASRQSRRLKERKQYGASEEEHDDQSKKNSSNSSLLTTHPPPKKSRKACESFNNENTLAKIVQQKSLLCNNTQRDKPGSPPPTVTVAEIHAEPISLSGKSRKRSHSVYSDKEERNDDGSTSESNSGCFTLQKLTPAKKKPVFPETTDELVDEEECEDVVPTSTRTDNLQSEVEVLSSLKASMLMGQAPVSTEDVQHLKSKIRALVEENDRLKKDLKFFQEFSSVKAWVDQLIFKQQYIQQLQKNGECASAAPLASATSSVKMNLPKLAYEEIQPHFQANWSSSPPPPVLNAPETPMEETSKPQKYPSDLYNNPFPITQDILDQIPPGSKKSETRFVLKLFFASRTLIITWVRIRCQQI; from the exons ATGAAGGTTTGGGAGAAATCAACAGCAGTTGAAGAATCCTGCGCAGGTGGAGCAAGCAGACAGTCAAGGcgtttgaaagaaagaaagcaatATGGAGCATCCGAAGAAGAACATGATGAccaatcaaagaaaaactcttcaaattcttCTCTATTGACCACCCACCCACCACCCAAAAAAAGCAGAAAGGCTTGTGAGTCCTTCAATAACGAAAATACGTTGGCAAAAATTGTTCAACAAAAG AGTCTATTATGTAACAACACTCAACGGGATAAGCCTGGTAGCCCGCCACCCACTGTTACTGTTGCTGAGATTCATGCTGAGCCAATTTCGTTATCGGGAAAGTCAAGGAAAAGAAGCCATTCGGTGTATTCCGACAAGGAAGAACGCAATGATGAT GGTTCCACCTCTGAAAGCAATTCAGGCTGCTTCACGTTACAAAAACTAACgccagcaaagaaaaaacccgtATTTCCCGAAACAACTGATGAGCTGGTAGATGAGGAAGAATGTGAAGATGTCGTTCCTACTTCGACCCGTACTGATAATTTGCAATCAGAGGTGGAGGTGCTATCATCTTTAAAGGCGAGTATGCTGATGGGCCAGGCCCCTGTTTCAACTGAAGACGTCCAGCACTTAAAAAGCAAGATACGCGCCCTAGTAGAAGAAAATGATCGCTTGAAGAAAGATCTTAAGTTTTTTCAAG AATTCAGCAGCGTCAAAGCTTGGGTTGACCAATTGATCTTTAAACAGCAGTACATCCAACAGTTGCAGAAGAATGGGGAATGTGCCTCAGCTGCCCCACTTGCTTCTGCTACTTCAAGTGTGAAGATGAATTTACCGAAACTTGCGTATGAAGAGATTCAGCCACATTTTCAAGCAAATTGGAGTTCCTCACCTCCACCACCTGTTTTGAATGCACCAGAGACACCGATGGAGGAGACTAGCAAACCACAAAAATATCCGTCGGATTTGTATAACAATCCATTTCCCATTACGCAAGACATTCTCGACCAGATTCCGCCTGGCTCAAAGAAATCTGAAACTCGCTTTGTTCTGAAACTCTTCTTCGCCTCACGTACACTGATAATTACCTGGGTACGCATACGATGTCAGCAAATTTGA
- the LOC116916450 gene encoding protein mothers against dpp: MSALNSLFSFTSPAVKKLLGWKQGDEEEKWAEKAVDSLVKKLKKKKGAIEELEKALSCPGQPSKCVTIPRSLDGRLQVSHRKGLPHVIYCRVWRWPDLQSHHELKPLEICEYPFSSKQKEVCINPYHYKRVESPVLPPVLVPRHSEFAPGHSLLPFQQLPEPAMPHNVSYSAHGFANQAVGLPQAPGPSSTKSMERPVASALSSLSVTTNPTSPMSNVSSPAPNSPYNSLPAETPPPAYSPHDENASSQEPMDTTHGPVGDLAPVAYQEPIYWCSIAYYELNSRVGEVFHAQSHSIIVDGFTNPDNKSDRFCLGQLSNVNRNSTIENTRRHIGKGVHLYYVGGEVYAECLSDSAIFVQSRNCNHHHGFHPTTVCKIPPGCSLKIFNNQEFAQLLSQSVNHGFEAVYELTKMCTIRMSFVKGWGAEYHRQDVTSTPCWIEIHLHGPLQWLDKVLTQMGSPHNPISSVS; this comes from the exons ATGTCTGCGCTGAACAGTCTGTTCTCATTTACAAGCCCAGCAGTGAAAAAACTACTTGGTTGGAAGCAAggtgatgaagaagaaaaatgggcTGAAAAAGCTGTTGATTCATTGGttaaaaagttgaaaaagaaaaaaggtgcaATAGAAGAATTGGAGAAAGCACTTAGCTGTCCTGGACAACCAAGCAAATGTGTCACTATTCCAAGAAGTTTAGATGGTAGATTGCAG GTGTCACATCGCAAAGGTTTACCCCATGTGATATATTGTCGTGTGTGGCGATGGCCAGATTTGCAATCTCATCATGAATTGAAACCTTTAGAAATATGTGAATATCCCTTTTCTTCAAAGCAAAAGGAAGTGTGCATTAACCCTTACCATTATAAGAGGGTGGAAAGTCCTGTGCTGCCTCCTGTTCTTGTGCCAAGACATTCAGAGTTTGCCCCAGGGCATTCACTTCTGCCTTTTCAACAGTTACCTGAACCAGCAATGCCTCATAATGTCTCATATTCAGCTCATGGTTTTGCCAATCAAGCAGTTGGCTTGCCTCAAGCACCAGGGCCATCAAGCACTAAAAGTATGGAAAGACCAGTGGCCAGTGCCTTAAGTTCTCTATCAGTTACCACCAACCCAACATCACCTATGAGTAATGTTTCAAGCCCTGCGCCTAATAGCCCTTACAACAGTTTACCAG ctGAAACACCACCACCAGCTTACAGTCCCCATGATGAAAATGCTTCCTCACAGGAACCTATGGATACAACTCATGGCCCTGTTGGTGACCTTGCTCCTGTGGCTTATCAAGAGCCCATTTATTGGTGTAGCATCGCATATTATGAATTGAATTCACGAGTCGGCGAAGTATTTCACGCTCAGTCCCATTCAATAATTGTGGATGGATTCACAAATCCTGATAACAAATCGGATCGATTTTGTCTTGGCCAACTTTCGAATGTCAACCGCAATTCGACCATAGAAAATACGCGGCGACACATTGGAAAAG GTGTCCATTTGTATTACGTGGGGGGTGAGGTTTATGCCGAATGTTTGTCCGACTCCGCTATATTTGTTCAATCTCGTAATTGTAATCATCACCATGGATTTCATCCCACAACCGTATGCAAGATTCCTCCTGGTTGTTCccttaaaatatttaataatcaGGAGTTTGCTCAGCTTCTGTCACAATCAGTCAATCATGGATTTGAAGCAGTGTATGAGCTCACCAAAATGTGTACAATAAG AATGTCATTTGTAAAAGGTTGGGGCGCAGAATACCATCGCCAGGACGTCACAAGCACCCCATGTTGGATAGAAATACATCTTCATGGACCACTACAATGGTTGGATAAAGTTCTAACTCAAATGGGGTCGCCACATAATCCCATTTCATCTGTCTCGTAA